ggacatagggagTCAAATGAGAGAGAGGCGTAGATCTGCCCCAGCTCCGTTTCTGGCATTGTGGAggtggagcagcataggcctgccccagctgaTTCTGAGGGGGACAGACAGacggacacacaaacacacacacacacacagatttgaGGCTTGCAATTACTCAAAAGATTATTTATTTCCAACCTCTATCCCACTGGGATTCAGCTCACTTCTGAGTAATAGAGTAACACCAGTTGACTTACAATTCTGACCCAACCCCCCAGGGGAGGTCCATCCCTGCCTCCTGTGGTTATGGGCCCAGGAGAAATCGGCACTGCCGGAGGGAAAGAGGCCAGATCCCTTAAAAGGTGCATCTTCTTGGGCAAGAGGTGTCCTGGGATGCAGACAGCTGTCGCTCTACTAGCCACAAGGAAACAACTTGGAATGCAACTTCAGGGCTGGGAGATCTTGGGGGCAGAAGAAGCTACAGACATCATAGACAAATATCTTCCACCGTCTTCCTCCCTGCAATGCAGATCCATACTTCTGTGCCCCATGGGGCACTTCCATCCGACTCAGCAGAGTGAATGTCGTGCCAACTGGCTAGAGAGACCcgagtgtgcccccccccccactgttacATCCTGGTGGACCCCCCACCTCCATATCAGGGCTACGGTCTCAGGCTGCAGGTCCCTCTACTCAGCATCCATAAAATCGGCCTCCTCCGGTTCCTCTCCATCAAAATAGCGCTCCTCTTCGTCCCGAGAGACGATATCCAGGTTGTCAAAGTCGGGGTTCTCGTCCACCTCACTATAGGAGAAGGGCCAAGATCataagtgtgtctgtgtgtgtgtggtattccAGAAGTGCCCCCAGTGCCCTAAAGCTAGGAGGGTAGGGGGGATGGGGCCTCCATGCTGACTGCCTTCACAGCTTTTCAGGCAGTCAGCTCATGCAAAGCTGAATGCCTGAGTGAAGCTGAATATTTGGGTGAAGCTAAAGATTCAGTGGCTGAGCAATCCATTGACGGGCAGCCAACGGCAAAGCCAGCCCTTTGCTGCTCCCTGGCTGGCAGAACAGTAAACCATGGGGACCCTTTCACCCTGGCCCCCACTAATTCCTGCTTTACCTGTAGTCAAAATCCCGGTCTTTGCCATCAAGGAATCGTTGGTACATGCGGCTCGTGAATTCCTCCCGTAGGAAGGCTTTCTCCTCCGTGTTGGGTACCCAGTCGTCCGAACTGGAGTTGGACACCATAGCTGGTGAAGAACAACAGTGCAATGGTGCTGAGTGATATGAGAGTAGCTCAGCTCCTGGTTCTTCGCACCTCCCCAAATCCCTTTGGTATTCCCCAAAACATAAGACTAGAGTCCAGGTTCCCAGCCTGCAACTGGACCTGGACCTCCCCAATGCACTCGCCTGACAGACTCCACCTGGTCTGTAatcttctccctttcctctgaGGGGCTCCATTCTAGCCTCTCCCACTGTCCCCAATCCAAACATTGGGAAACATATCACGAACTGAAACCATAACcagatgaaagcttatgcccagattTAGACTTCGTGTTGTGTTTAAGGTAAGCAGCCTCTAATaaggggagccaggtttgattccccgctcctccatatgcagccaactgggtgaccttgagcttataaattctgttctcacagagcaatgttGCCAGACCTCTCtgaacctaacctacctcacagggtgcctgttgcaggaagatgaagggaaggtgattgtaagctgctttgagactccttggctagtgaaaagtggggtataaaaaaacccagctcttcttcagctttGGTGTGGCTGACCACGACTTGTTGGCCCACCACTTCAATGGGGCCttgatttgggggacagcccttcagtggctgtgctcctttctccggaactggGCACAGAGGCTGCCATGTCCCTTCCAACTtccttgtcccccctcccctacattgtttaacatctttatgtgccctctggcccggCTGGTCCGGAGCTATGGGccgggttgtcaccagtatgcgggtGACACACAACTCTATCTCCTGACGGACGGCCGCccggaccccccaccccccggaatatacctgccagatgtttggaagctgtcgCTGGatagttagagcagagttgcctgaaactcaacccctccgagatggaggtcctgtggtgggcaggaaggcggcagatcaggaagtgtgtctactctccctggctggggggcagcTTAACATCCTGCCctcggccaggaatctgggggtgatcctggatgcctccctgtccatggaagcccaggtcaaggAGCAGCCTGtacggtgtttttccatctgcaccaggcacagctactagtgccctatctgtccctggatcgcttggccacagtcatccatgcaatggtcacctccggactggacttctgcaactcactccatgcaggcctgcccttgtccctgacccggaaattgcagctggtgcaaaatgaagCTGCGAAGGTCCTcaaaggaacaccttggagggcccatatgcacccagtgctgaggcagttgcattggttgccgtTTGCaccctggatcaagttcaaggttttggttttaactagGCTGGGTGCCCGAAGCGGCTGGTCTCTCCCGATGCAGTGAGCgctgcgccacggggggggggggcaggtgtcaGCGCACTGGCATGCTGAtacccatgctcccccccccccgaggtgcgGCGTTCGCTGAGCTGGGAGAGACCGGCCGCGTCGGGTggcgaagcacccaaccctagtcttaacctttaaggccatacacagcaTGGGTTCCACATCCCTGAGAGACCACTTGCTTATTcatgcctcccgcagggctcttcactctgcggctGCTAATCTGCGGGGGGTCCCTAGCCCGAGGGAAGCTTGCCTGACCTCAACActgaccagggccttttccgtcctggccatgacctggtggaatgagttcctgggagagctgagggccttgacagagctatcacagttccgcggggcctgtaaaacagagctcttccaccaggtctttagttgaggccaggatgaggAAGATCGTGAGCCCACACAGTTTGAGCAGGCAATGGGactattcccctcccccaaggcaTGGGGTTGTCTGGAGGGTGGGGAGTAGGGCTCTTTCACTACTGGATTAATTCACGtattggggttttagtggggattttaatgggggtatGAATGTCGTAACCCATCACGAGTCATTTGCAGGAGTATGGGCtaaaaatcaaagcataaattaattaaaatagtctcatttaggaaatggaaggaaggccttatagccaaggaggaatataaacaaataaccaatgctagtagagagaaaagctaaagctcagtatgagcttaggctagcgagaaatgctaaaaataacaacaacaacaacaaaaaggctcTTTATTTATGTTCaatgtaagaaaaagaatagggacaatATAGGACCACtgtggggaccagaaagtgacattgtaacaggtgaggaagagagggctgaactgctcaattcctacttctcctcagtctcctCTTCTGAGGGGAATCGTGCTCAACGTGGGAAAATCATTCCACGCGATGAGGGATGGGAACTCTGGCCTAAAATCACTGTAGGGCTAGTTCATGAGCAAAAAGTTTccttaaataaaacaaagtcctGTGGTCCAGAAGAATTGCATCTATGGGTGctcaaagaacttgcagatgtaatttctgagcctctgtccattatttttgacacttcttggagaacagctgaagtgtcagaagattggagggctatcacatagaggatggagcagagttgtttctgttgccccagagggtcagaccagaaccaaggggttgaaattaatccaaaagaactattggctaaacatccggaagaagttcctcacagttagagtggtttctcagtgaaacaggcctCTCGGGCGGTGGGAGGTTCTCCTTCTTCGGAAgctcttaaacagaggctagataaccatctgacagaaatgctaattctgtgaactttgACAGatgggattgtgtaggtgcttggctgtTGTGactgtttcctgcattctgcagggggttgggctagattaccctggaggtcccttccaattctatgattctattgctgTAAGTCCCTTATAGACATTTTgcatgaagggaaggggggattgAATCATGATTTGCGGCTTTGATGATTAAAGGGGGACATTTTCTTGTTAGatagaaaaaaaatttttttttcttctgtaattATAGAGCAGGGTTTTGCAACtaggtctcatgaaaccctggggtttcttgacagccctggaagggtttcccgaatgggtgggagttatatattttgaatttttatatattttttaaatttgctaaaaatTAATTGGATGATATGAGCATATACCCTCcactcctgaaatggccaatgatgggcctggagggggtgcaaaggggaggggccctgggtgggcgtgtccacagctctgcttcccaaccacattctgcacaactgtgccacctctggggtttctcaaagcctgaagaatgattcagtggtttctcaacagtaaaaaggttttGAAAGGCTTAACTAAGCAATATGTTTCTATCTTGCATCTGCTGATCCTTTCAGCTTTGTTTcccctttttatttctttgttttagttttttttttcttttaaaaaagcaataaattttttctgattaaaaaaattaaaagacaagcagctttgggtcctcactggggaggaATGAAAGTATGCAAATGAAGtatgtggtagaagaagaagagctggttcttatatgccgcttttctctacccgaaggagtctacatttgccttcccttcctctccccacaacagacaccctgtgagggcggtgaggctgagagagccctgatgttactcctcggtcagaacagaagacaaagagttggttcttgtatgctgatgttcactagccgaaggagtctcaaagcagcgtacagtcgccttccctttctctccccacaacagacaccctgtgagggagggaagcctGAGAGAGGCCagatactactgctcagtcagaacagtattCCACACCTGCAAAGGGGCAGAGAGAGACTGGCCCGCAACACCTGGGACAaagtcgagcccaaggtcacccagcttgctgcatgagggggagcagggaatcaaacccagatcactgGATTGGAAGCAGCTGCTCTTTACCAGCACACCACAGTGGTAAGGAAATGGCACTGTCCCCTCCTGACCCACCTTCATCGTTGTCGCTATGGCTGttggcctcctcctcttcctcctcctcctcttcctccagacaggcatcttcctgctcctgctggaCCTGCAGCCTCTGCTGGATGATGTCCTCCTGATAGGAGTCCAACAGGACCCCCGACAGCGAGCAGGCGGCCTCCCGCTTGCAACCTTCCAGCTCCTCCAATTCCTGGTCGCTCATGTACTGGCCGATGTAATGCTCATAGAGCAGCGGGTCCCGGGAGCGCATCTGCTCGTCACTGAAGTATTCCCCACCTGCAGAGGGGCAGAGAGAGCGGCCTGCAACACCTGGGACAAAGCTGGGAGAGGTTCCCAGCTGGTGGGGAGGTTGTGAGAACCTTCCATGCGTGCCTGTCTCAGTTGGATCGCGCACATGGCGGCTTCcacctgaatcagacccttggcctgTCAAAGCTGATATTACCAGCATGGACAGGCAGCAACTTTCTCAGTTCTACCACCGAACCACAGCCCTCCCCCAAGACACAGGGATGGCCATTGACTGCTGGATAACTATAAAAGGGGATTCATCAGATTCATGGAAGTGGAAGATGTCTATCAGCAGCTCTTAGTCACGAAGGTTCCATAAATGGAGCCTGTGTTTTCAGAGGTACCAGTTACTAATGACAGGGAGTTAGCAGTATCAGCAAGGTGTTTATAAACACACAAATGAACACAcacaaagtctttcccatcacctcctgccttttaactggagttagcagggatcaaacctgggcccttctgcatgacatgcagatgctctaccactgagccacagccccttccctaaCACCTAGTTTGGCAGTCTGAGACCCATCTGGCCCagaactggatggcccaggctagcccaatttcatcagatctcagaagctaagcagagtcagccctgattagtatttggatgaaagaccaccaaggaagtccagggctgaggcaggccatggcaaaccacctctgtttgtttcTCGCCTTGATCTGGATtggccaggctagcccgatctcagaaAGTCGGGAAAGGAAGTACTTGGAAGTCAATGGCAAAGCTAGGGACAGAACCACAGGAGTGCTGGCTTCTGCCAAGAGACCACCTATCCCCTCCGGCTGTGAGAACAAAACAAAGAGATACGGCCTCTGTACCTCGAATGAGCTGCTGTAGAGCTGCATACCGCTTGTTCCGCACCCGGGTGTGGCGTGTTTTGCCCAGGCCAGCCCGGCGCACCTCAGCACAGTAGAAGTCTGCCTCGTAGTTGCCGGCTAGGTGGCGGAAACAGGGCAGGTGGTCTTCCTGCAGGGCTGTGCGGAAGCGCTCTAGGAAGACCAGGGGCTTGGTGTGGTACAGCTCCTGTAAGATATCCAGCTTCTGCGCAGGCGTGAAGTCTGGCTCATCCTTCTGCTGGCTGCGTACTGCcaaatggctgctagccacagCATGGAACATGGCTAGCAAAGCGGGATCGTTGTCCTTGGCGGGCTGAAGAGGGGACCGTTCAGAGTTGACAGACTCTGGCTTTCGACTGTGCCAGTGGGAGAGTTTGATGTCatagtcctcctcctcctcctcctcctctgtttcctcctcaGGGGGATCATCGGCTGCAGGCACCATCTCAAGCTTCCCATTACCCAGGAGGGTTGGTTTGGAGGTTCCAGTCATTTTACCTGTACCTGAGATTCCTGTTTTTAATTCACCCCACACAGCGAAGGGAGAGAGCACACTGGGGAATCCATACTTGTCCAATTGAAAAGTGGAACCTGCATTCCAACCCTGCTCTTCCTTGGGACGGGATGTTTTAGAAACTCTATTTCTGTCTGAAGGGCTGCTCTGTGGGGCCGGGTTTCCAGACATCTCCTCCCCCCACAGGGGCTGCCGGCGGGGGTCAGAGTCGTATGATCGTGAGACATCTGCCATTGGTTCAGCCCTATGGGAGACCTGCAATGACATAGCACTACTCTTGCCACTTTGGGGGATTTCTGCTGTCTCTTGTGCGGAGCAAAGGGGTCTAGTAAATCCAGTCTTATTCGAAAAAAGAGTctctgaagcagcagggccaTCTAGTTTCCCTTCTTCCACATTCTTCAACGAATTAACACCTGCGGAGATGGAAGAAATGCTTGCATTTGTCATATACAACATTGTGGGTGTGTAAAGCTCCCAGAATTATCCCCCAAAGGACTGCATATACTCCTTGAAGTACTTTGTGCTCAAATAATATGAACAGGTTGGCCATCCCTAGCCCCTGAGACATACTTTTGGCTTCAACTAGAGCCAGGAATTGAAAACTAGAGCCAGGAATTGAATTGAAAAGCTGCAGACCCATCAGACccagtttcaaagggcctgcaagacgaagctcttccgccaggcttttggttggagccACTGACTAGAAATATCTGCATTGACCCACTCCTACAGCGATCTCCCCTGGAGATGAGTAATTATAGATTGGCAGCCGCTAGATACTGTTGGCAATAGAATTTGAAGAAATTGTTTTTTCCTAATTTAACTATTGtgattgtaaaaatattttattctgtaacccattTTATATggttaaccgccctgagctggcttgctgggaggggcggcATATAATTCCAATaatcaaaatatattaaataaattacCCTTGGGAGGAGACAGCTGGAGTCATCCCTCACTACAGAAACAGACATTAATATCTGGAGAGGAATCTCAAAATCAAACTGCTGGCAATCCACAGCAGCTCAGGGGTTCACAGCCTTTTGGAGCACAGTGAAgtgggtgcagcaacaaaatgaccGCTGGAAGAAGTATGCTTCCGCAGCTTACCTTCTATCACACAGCCAAGATCCTTGtactgtggcagcagctgctgccaaaccaGCACAGCCTATCAAACCTCCAAAGGCCAATTAGAAGCTTCACTCAGCAAATGACCCACCTCGCCCTATACTGTCTAGAAACActtgatgggcaccaggaaaggtgtgggCAGGTGCTACAGTGCCCAAAGGCACCCCATTGGAGACCTCTGAACTACATGAAAGCATAGGTGTCCAGGTTTTTGCTAACACATATAATTTTGCAGGGGATTTTCATTTATTgtcccttttgaaaaaaaaaactattttgccTTGGAGTTATGGGAAATAAACCTTCTGACCAATTTTGATACCATAGTTCCAAACAAAGGTTCAAGTCCCATTTCAGGTAAGCCATCTGCAATGCTTCACTCCCACCCCAACTGGTTACTCTAGGTGTATCATGGCAGGCAGAAAACTCAACAGGGGCAGCTTACTGGGACAGAAAATAAAGGCCTGGCagccttatctccccccccccccgttggggAGGGAGCTAAAATCGGAAGAGAAAAACTGCTAAGGGAAAAAGGGGGTAGGAGAATTCAAATGCTCCCTCCTCACTGAAATTGCACAGGGAACCACTAAATTGAAATTGCACAGGGAACCAAACAAAAATAAGGCTCGCTATGAATTCCTCTTTTAGGGAGCgaaggtcagggatgccagcctccaggtgggatcggGGAACCCCcctgttttacagctcatctccaggcgaaggAGGTCATCccccatggaggtccctcccgcccacccccaaagtcatttcccaacccagagctggcagccctagcgaAGGTGGGATATTGGCTTCGTCACCACCAGGCCCAAACCCAAAGGGGGGGACGCATATCTAGGCAAGACAAGCGCCAGGGAGCGCCGCTCACCCGGAGGATGCGGCTCCCGAAGAGGGTCTCTGCCCGCTTCCATCCTCgatcccggggggagggggggagccttcCGACGCGCACTTCCGGTCCCCGCGAC
Above is a window of Paroedura picta isolate Pp20150507F chromosome 5, Ppicta_v3.0, whole genome shotgun sequence DNA encoding:
- the CCDC97 gene encoding coiled-coil domain-containing protein 97, which produces MEAGRDPLREPHPPGVNSLKNVEEGKLDGPAASETLFSNKTGFTRPLCSAQETAEIPQSGKSSAMSLQVSHRAEPMADVSRSYDSDPRRQPLWGEEMSGNPAPQSSPSDRNRVSKTSRPKEEQGWNAGSTFQLDKYGFPSVLSPFAVWGELKTGISGTGKMTGTSKPTLLGNGKLEMVPAADDPPEEETEEEEEEEDYDIKLSHWHSRKPESVNSERSPLQPAKDNDPALLAMFHAVASSHLAVRSQQKDEPDFTPAQKLDILQELYHTKPLVFLERFRTALQEDHLPCFRHLAGNYEADFYCAEVRRAGLGKTRHTRVRNKRYAALQQLIRGGEYFSDEQMRSRDPLLYEHYIGQYMSDQELEELEGCKREAACSLSGVLLDSYQEDIIQQRLQVQQEQEDACLEEEEEEEEEEANSHSDNDEAMVSNSSSDDWVPNTEEKAFLREEFTSRMYQRFLDGKDRDFDYSEVDENPDFDNLDIVSRDEEERYFDGEEPEEADFMDAE